Proteins encoded by one window of Halictus rubicundus isolate RS-2024b chromosome 18, iyHalRubi1_principal, whole genome shotgun sequence:
- the LOC143362949 gene encoding uncharacterized protein LOC143362949 isoform X2, whose protein sequence is MNSEQHALPATTQAQQEDVNAGQSGRPSYPGGLATATSLGNVGSTPHSSADLRVGTAVALASSVAKYWVLTNLFPGPLPQVSVYHHSHHNSSHRSSGGGEASSKEPASSLNQEMALTSSSHHQSTPTHHHHQPTVSTSSHHSSLQPNPQIPVSLPGLNLDGAHIPTSVSHLQAAHAQMQQQIQAQQQQLHQQQQQQQPQQQQQQQPQQQPQQQQSHHQMQNHQNAQNNGPTAHNQNAQRDDNKVKDEGGSCTTERCSDNQVHCQVQCDLQLQTSQDIQQSLMQQQQQQQQQQQQIGVNISGNSSSEGGTQNNTEKPEKEKELRQLNMTQFQVPDLKPGGHMMDVRTADGSVVKISAGNEQDLAKTLGVEMVQNMYKVNVEDINQLLAYHEVFGKLQSEIAAGTTLVGSTVPTQTVTTIQNGTPIVQQVQLNKFDIKSSDGEATPGPSASPVSVGSHACEICGKIFQFRYQLIVHRRYHTERKPFTCQVCGKAFLNANDLTRHGKCHLGGSMFTCTVCFHVFANAPSLERHMKRHATDKPYNCTVCGKSFARKEHLDNHTRCHTGETPYRCQYCSKTFTRKEHMVNHVRKHTGETPHRCDICKKSFTRKEHFMNHVMWHTGETPHHCQACGKKYTRKEHLANHMRSHTNDTPFRCEICGKSFTRKEHFTNHIMWHTGETPHRCDFCSKTFTRKEHLLNHVRQHTGESPHRCGFCSKSFTRKEHLVNHIRQHTGETPFRCQYCPKAFTRKDHLVNHVRQHTGESPHKCQYCTKSFTRKEHLTNHVRQHTGESPHRCHFCSKSFTRKEHLTNHVRIHTGESPHRCEFCQRTFTRKEHLNNHLRQHTGDSSHCCNVCSKPFTRKEHLVNHMRCHTGERPFVCTECGKSFPLKGNLLFHMRSHNKGSNAERPFRCDLCPKDFMCKGHLVSHRRSHSDERPHSCPDCGKTFVEKGNMLRHLRKHAAEGPPTQVSTPSAIPQSGVLPIPAAAVLVGHPLAPPAPPVVPQHTVVVPTPPGVLTSY, encoded by the exons ATGAATAGTGAGCAGCATGCATTGCCAGCGACTACGCAGGCACAACAAGAG GATGTAAATGCGGGTCAAAGTGGTCGTCCTTCATATCCAGGTGGTTTGGCTACAGCAACTAGTCTTGGCAATGTAGGGAGTACCCCACATTCATCCGCAGACCTGCGTGTAGGTACAGCAGTAGCGTTAGCCTCCTCGGTAGCTAAATATTGGGTCCTCACGAATCTGTTTCCTGGACCGCTACCTCAGGTCTCGGTCTATCATCATTCCCACCACAACTCCTCACACAGGAGTAGTGGAGGTGGAGAGGCATCTTCCAAAGAGCCAGCCTCTTCATTGAACCAAGAAATGGCGTTAACTTCCAGCTCACACCATCAGTCAACACCTACGCATCATCATCATCAACCTACAGTTAGCACTAGCAGTCATCATAGTTCTTTGCAACCAAATCCTCAG ATTCCAGTGTCCCTGCCAGGCCTTAATTTAGACGGAGCGCATATACCTACCAGTGTCAGTCATTTACAGGCAGCACATGCACAAATGCAACAACAAATACAGGCACAACAGCAGCAGCTGCatcagcaacaacaacaacaacagccgcagcagcagcaacaacaacaacctcAACAGCAACCTCAACAACAACAATCTCATCATCAAATGCAAAATCATCAAAATGCTCAGAACAATGGACCAACTGCACATAATCAAAACGCACAGAGGGACGATAATAAAGTGAAAGATGAAGGTGGAAGTTGCACAACCGAACGTTGTAGCGACAATCAAGTTCACTGTCAAGTTCAATGTGACCTTCAGTTACAAACATCTCAAGATATACAACAAAGCCTTatgcagcagcaacagcagcagcaacagcaacagcaacaaatTGGTGTCAACATAAGTGGAAATTCTTCCTCTGAAGGTGGAACCCAAAACAATACTGAGAAGCCTGAGAAAGAAAAGGAGTTGCGTCAACTAAACATGACACA ATTTCAAGTGCCAGATTTAAAACCAGGAGGCCATATGATGGATGTAAGAACAGCCGATGGTTCTGTTGTAAAAATTAGTGCTGGAAATGAACAAGATTTAGCAAAAACTCTTGGCGTTGAAATGGTGCAAAATATGTATAAG GTTAATGTTGAAGATATTAATCAGCTTCTAGCATATCACGAAGTATTTGGAAAATTACAGAGTGAAATAGCAGCTGGTACCACCTTAGTTGGAAGTACAGTTCCTACACAAACAGTTACCACTATACAGAATGGAACACCAATTGTGCAACAAGTTCAGTTAAATAAGTTTGACATTAAATCAAGTGATGGCGAAGCTACACCAGGACCAAGTGCATCGCCTGTGTCAGTTGGTAGTCACGCCTGTGAAATATgtggaaaaatttttcaatttcgttACCAACTTATCGTACATCGTCGTTATCATACGGAAAGAAAACCTTTCACTTGTCAG GTGTGTGGCAAAGCATTTCTAAATGCGAATGATTTGACACGTCATGGTAAATGCCATTTAGGTGGATCTATGTTCACTTGTACAGTATGTTTCCATGTGTTTGCAAATGCACCATCGTTGGAACGTCATATGAAACGTCACGCTACTGATAAACCATACAATTGTACTGTATGTGGTAAAAGTTTTGCAAGAAAGGAACATTTGGATAATCATACACGTTGTCACACTGGAGAAACACCTTACAG ATGTCAGTACTGTTCAAAAACATTTACCAGGAAAGAACATATGGTAAATCACGTTCGTAAACATACAGGTGAAACTCCGCATCGATGTGATATTTGCAAAAAGAGCTTTACTCGTAAAGAACACTTTATGAACCACGTTATGTGGCACACGGGAGAAACTCCTCATCACTGCCAAGCTTGTGGCAAAAAGTACACACGTAAAGAACATCTTGCAAACCATATGCGCTCACATACCAATGATACACCATTTCGTTGTGAAATATGCG GTAAGTCGTTCACAAGAAAGGAGCATTTCACGAACCACATAATGTGGCACACGGGTGAGACGCCGCACCGCTGCGATTTCTGCTCGAAGACGTTCACCCGAAAGGAGCATCTCCTGAACCACGTCCGTCAGCACACGGGTGAGTCTCCACACCGATGCGGCTTCTGCTCCAAATCGTTCACCAGAAAGGAACACCTTGTTAACCACATCCGCCAACACACAG GAGAGACGCCTTTCCGCTGTCAGTACTGTCCAAAAGCATTTACGCGAAAGGATCACCTGGTGAACCACGTCAGGCAGCACACGGGTGAGTCACCGCACAAGTGCCAGTATTGCACCAAATCCTTCACGAGGAAGGAACATTTGACAAATCACGTGCGTCAACATACAGGCGAATCGCCACACCGATGCCACTTCTGCTCCAAGTCATTTACTCGTAAGGAGCATTTAACGAATCATGTTCGTATTCACACTGGCGAATCACCGCATAGGTGTGAATTTTGTCAGAGGACATTCACTAGGAAAGAACACCTGAATAATCATCTCCGACAACATACCGGAGACTCCTCGCATTGTTGTAACGTGTGTTCGAAACCGTTTACAAGAAAG GAACATCTTGTGAATCATATGCGATGTCATACCGGCGAACGCCCATTTGTATGCACTGAATGTGGCAAGAGTTTCCCGCTAAAGGGTAACTTGCTGTTTCACATGCGTTCTCATAATAAAGGAAGTAACGCTGAAAGACCGTTCCGTTGCGACCTCTGTCCTAAAGACTTCATGTGCAAAGGACATTTGGTGTCGCACAGACGATCCCATTCGGACGAACGACCACACAGTTGCCCGGACTGTGGAAAAACTTTCGTGGAGAAGGGCAATATGTTGAGACATTTAAGGAAACACGCAGCAGAAGGACCACCAACGCAAGTCAGTACACCGTCAGCCATTCCTCAATCTGGTGTTTTGCCGATCCCGGCGGCAGCAGTTTTGGTCGGCCATCCGCTGGCACCACCTGCACCACCGGTAGTGCCGCAACATACGGTCGTCGTACCTACCCCACCTGGTGTATTAACCTCTTACTAA
- the LOC143362949 gene encoding uncharacterized protein LOC143362949 isoform X4 has product MNSEQHALPATTQAQQEDVNAGQSGRPSYPGGLATATSLGNVGSTPHSSADLRVGTAVALASSVAKYWVLTNLFPGPLPQVSVYHHSHHNSSHRSSGGGEASSKEPASSLNQEMALTSSSHHQSTPTHHHHQPTVSTSSHHSSLQPNPQQIPVSLPGLNLDGAHIPTSVSHLQAAHAQMQQQIQAQQQQLHQQQQQQQPQQQQQQQPQQQPQQQQSHHQMQNHQNAQNNGPTAHNQNAQRDDNKVKDEGGSCTTERCSDNQVHCQVQCDLQLQTSQDIQQSLMQQQQQQQQQQQQIGVNISGNSSSEGGTQNNTEKPEKEKELRQLNMTQFQVPDLKPGGHMMDVRTADGSVVKISAGNEQDLAKTLGVEMVQNMYKVNVEDINQLLAYHEVFGKLQSEIAAGTTLVGSTVPTQTVTTIQNGTPIVQQVQLNKFDIKSSDGEATPGPSASPVSVGSHACEICGKIFQFRYQLIVHRRYHTERKPFTCQVCGKAFLNANDLTRHGKCHLGGSMFTCTVCFHVFANAPSLERHMKRHATDKPYNCTVCGKSFARKEHLDNHTRCHTGETPYRCQYCSKTFTRKEHMVNHVRKHTGETPHRCDICKKSFTRKEHFMNHVMWHTGETPHHCQACGKKYTRKEHLANHMRSHTNDTPFRCEICGKSFTRKEHFTNHIMWHTGETPHRCDFCSKTFTRKEHLLNHVRQHTGESPHRCGFCSKSFTRKEHLVNHIRQHTGETPFRCQYCPKAFTRKDHLVNHVRQHTGESPHRCHFCSKSFTRKEHLTNHVRIHTGESPHRCEFCQRTFTRKEHLNNHLRQHTGDSSHCCNVCSKPFTRKEHLVNHMRCHTGERPFVCTECGKSFPLKGNLLFHMRSHNKGSNAERPFRCDLCPKDFMCKGHLVSHRRSHSDERPHSCPDCGKTFVEKGNMLRHLRKHAAEGPPTQVSTPSAIPQSGVLPIPAAAVLVGHPLAPPAPPVVPQHTVVVPTPPGVLTSY; this is encoded by the exons ATGAATAGTGAGCAGCATGCATTGCCAGCGACTACGCAGGCACAACAAGAG GATGTAAATGCGGGTCAAAGTGGTCGTCCTTCATATCCAGGTGGTTTGGCTACAGCAACTAGTCTTGGCAATGTAGGGAGTACCCCACATTCATCCGCAGACCTGCGTGTAGGTACAGCAGTAGCGTTAGCCTCCTCGGTAGCTAAATATTGGGTCCTCACGAATCTGTTTCCTGGACCGCTACCTCAGGTCTCGGTCTATCATCATTCCCACCACAACTCCTCACACAGGAGTAGTGGAGGTGGAGAGGCATCTTCCAAAGAGCCAGCCTCTTCATTGAACCAAGAAATGGCGTTAACTTCCAGCTCACACCATCAGTCAACACCTACGCATCATCATCATCAACCTACAGTTAGCACTAGCAGTCATCATAGTTCTTTGCAACCAAATCCTCAG CAGATTCCAGTGTCCCTGCCAGGCCTTAATTTAGACGGAGCGCATATACCTACCAGTGTCAGTCATTTACAGGCAGCACATGCACAAATGCAACAACAAATACAGGCACAACAGCAGCAGCTGCatcagcaacaacaacaacaacagccgcagcagcagcaacaacaacaacctcAACAGCAACCTCAACAACAACAATCTCATCATCAAATGCAAAATCATCAAAATGCTCAGAACAATGGACCAACTGCACATAATCAAAACGCACAGAGGGACGATAATAAAGTGAAAGATGAAGGTGGAAGTTGCACAACCGAACGTTGTAGCGACAATCAAGTTCACTGTCAAGTTCAATGTGACCTTCAGTTACAAACATCTCAAGATATACAACAAAGCCTTatgcagcagcaacagcagcagcaacagcaacagcaacaaatTGGTGTCAACATAAGTGGAAATTCTTCCTCTGAAGGTGGAACCCAAAACAATACTGAGAAGCCTGAGAAAGAAAAGGAGTTGCGTCAACTAAACATGACACA ATTTCAAGTGCCAGATTTAAAACCAGGAGGCCATATGATGGATGTAAGAACAGCCGATGGTTCTGTTGTAAAAATTAGTGCTGGAAATGAACAAGATTTAGCAAAAACTCTTGGCGTTGAAATGGTGCAAAATATGTATAAG GTTAATGTTGAAGATATTAATCAGCTTCTAGCATATCACGAAGTATTTGGAAAATTACAGAGTGAAATAGCAGCTGGTACCACCTTAGTTGGAAGTACAGTTCCTACACAAACAGTTACCACTATACAGAATGGAACACCAATTGTGCAACAAGTTCAGTTAAATAAGTTTGACATTAAATCAAGTGATGGCGAAGCTACACCAGGACCAAGTGCATCGCCTGTGTCAGTTGGTAGTCACGCCTGTGAAATATgtggaaaaatttttcaatttcgttACCAACTTATCGTACATCGTCGTTATCATACGGAAAGAAAACCTTTCACTTGTCAG GTGTGTGGCAAAGCATTTCTAAATGCGAATGATTTGACACGTCATGGTAAATGCCATTTAGGTGGATCTATGTTCACTTGTACAGTATGTTTCCATGTGTTTGCAAATGCACCATCGTTGGAACGTCATATGAAACGTCACGCTACTGATAAACCATACAATTGTACTGTATGTGGTAAAAGTTTTGCAAGAAAGGAACATTTGGATAATCATACACGTTGTCACACTGGAGAAACACCTTACAG ATGTCAGTACTGTTCAAAAACATTTACCAGGAAAGAACATATGGTAAATCACGTTCGTAAACATACAGGTGAAACTCCGCATCGATGTGATATTTGCAAAAAGAGCTTTACTCGTAAAGAACACTTTATGAACCACGTTATGTGGCACACGGGAGAAACTCCTCATCACTGCCAAGCTTGTGGCAAAAAGTACACACGTAAAGAACATCTTGCAAACCATATGCGCTCACATACCAATGATACACCATTTCGTTGTGAAATATGCG GTAAGTCGTTCACAAGAAAGGAGCATTTCACGAACCACATAATGTGGCACACGGGTGAGACGCCGCACCGCTGCGATTTCTGCTCGAAGACGTTCACCCGAAAGGAGCATCTCCTGAACCACGTCCGTCAGCACACGGGTGAGTCTCCACACCGATGCGGCTTCTGCTCCAAATCGTTCACCAGAAAGGAACACCTTGTTAACCACATCCGCCAACACACAG GAGAGACGCCTTTCCGCTGTCAGTACTGTCCAAAAGCATTTACGCGAAAGGATCACCTGGTGAACCACGTCAGGCAGCACACGG GCGAATCGCCACACCGATGCCACTTCTGCTCCAAGTCATTTACTCGTAAGGAGCATTTAACGAATCATGTTCGTATTCACACTGGCGAATCACCGCATAGGTGTGAATTTTGTCAGAGGACATTCACTAGGAAAGAACACCTGAATAATCATCTCCGACAACATACCGGAGACTCCTCGCATTGTTGTAACGTGTGTTCGAAACCGTTTACAAGAAAG GAACATCTTGTGAATCATATGCGATGTCATACCGGCGAACGCCCATTTGTATGCACTGAATGTGGCAAGAGTTTCCCGCTAAAGGGTAACTTGCTGTTTCACATGCGTTCTCATAATAAAGGAAGTAACGCTGAAAGACCGTTCCGTTGCGACCTCTGTCCTAAAGACTTCATGTGCAAAGGACATTTGGTGTCGCACAGACGATCCCATTCGGACGAACGACCACACAGTTGCCCGGACTGTGGAAAAACTTTCGTGGAGAAGGGCAATATGTTGAGACATTTAAGGAAACACGCAGCAGAAGGACCACCAACGCAAGTCAGTACACCGTCAGCCATTCCTCAATCTGGTGTTTTGCCGATCCCGGCGGCAGCAGTTTTGGTCGGCCATCCGCTGGCACCACCTGCACCACCGGTAGTGCCGCAACATACGGTCGTCGTACCTACCCCACCTGGTGTATTAACCTCTTACTAA
- the LOC143362949 gene encoding uncharacterized protein LOC143362949 isoform X6, with amino-acid sequence MNSEQHALPATTQAQQEDVNAGQSGRPSYPGGLATATSLGNVGSTPHSSADLRVGTAVALASSVAKYWVLTNLFPGPLPQVSVYHHSHHNSSHRSSGGGEASSKEPASSLNQEMALTSSSHHQSTPTHHHHQPTVSTSSHHSSLQPNPQQIPVSLPGLNLDGAHIPTSVSHLQAAHAQMQQQIQAQQQQLHQQQQQQQPQQQQQQQPQQQPQQQQSHHQMQNHQNAQNNGPTAHNQNAQRDDNKVKDEGGSCTTERCSDNQVHCQVQCDLQLQTSQDIQQSLMQQQQQQQQQQQQIGVNISGNSSSEGGTQNNTEKPEKEKELRQLNMTQFQVPDLKPGGHMMDVRTADGSVVKISAGNEQDLAKTLGVEMVQNMYKVNVEDINQLLAYHEVFGKLQSEIAAGTTLVGSTVPTQTVTTIQNGTPIVQQVQLNKFDIKSSDGEATPGPSASPVSVGSHACEICGKIFQFRYQLIVHRRYHTERKPFTCQVCGKAFLNANDLTRHGKCHLGGSMFTCTVCFHVFANAPSLERHMKRHATDKPYNCTVCGKSFARKEHLDNHTRCHTGETPYRCQYCSKTFTRKEHMVNHVRKHTGETPHRCDICKKSFTRKEHFMNHVMWHTGETPHHCQACGKKYTRKEHLANHMRSHTNDTPFRCEICGKSFTRKEHFTNHIMWHTGETPHRCDFCSKTFTRKEHLLNHVRQHTGETPFRCQYCPKAFTRKDHLVNHVRQHTGESPHRCHFCSKSFTRKEHLTNHVRIHTGESPHRCEFCQRTFTRKEHLNNHLRQHTGDSSHCCNVCSKPFTRKEHLVNHMRCHTGERPFVCTECGKSFPLKGNLLFHMRSHNKGSNAERPFRCDLCPKDFMCKGHLVSHRRSHSDERPHSCPDCGKTFVEKGNMLRHLRKHAAEGPPTQVSTPSAIPQSGVLPIPAAAVLVGHPLAPPAPPVVPQHTVVVPTPPGVLTSY; translated from the exons ATGAATAGTGAGCAGCATGCATTGCCAGCGACTACGCAGGCACAACAAGAG GATGTAAATGCGGGTCAAAGTGGTCGTCCTTCATATCCAGGTGGTTTGGCTACAGCAACTAGTCTTGGCAATGTAGGGAGTACCCCACATTCATCCGCAGACCTGCGTGTAGGTACAGCAGTAGCGTTAGCCTCCTCGGTAGCTAAATATTGGGTCCTCACGAATCTGTTTCCTGGACCGCTACCTCAGGTCTCGGTCTATCATCATTCCCACCACAACTCCTCACACAGGAGTAGTGGAGGTGGAGAGGCATCTTCCAAAGAGCCAGCCTCTTCATTGAACCAAGAAATGGCGTTAACTTCCAGCTCACACCATCAGTCAACACCTACGCATCATCATCATCAACCTACAGTTAGCACTAGCAGTCATCATAGTTCTTTGCAACCAAATCCTCAG CAGATTCCAGTGTCCCTGCCAGGCCTTAATTTAGACGGAGCGCATATACCTACCAGTGTCAGTCATTTACAGGCAGCACATGCACAAATGCAACAACAAATACAGGCACAACAGCAGCAGCTGCatcagcaacaacaacaacaacagccgcagcagcagcaacaacaacaacctcAACAGCAACCTCAACAACAACAATCTCATCATCAAATGCAAAATCATCAAAATGCTCAGAACAATGGACCAACTGCACATAATCAAAACGCACAGAGGGACGATAATAAAGTGAAAGATGAAGGTGGAAGTTGCACAACCGAACGTTGTAGCGACAATCAAGTTCACTGTCAAGTTCAATGTGACCTTCAGTTACAAACATCTCAAGATATACAACAAAGCCTTatgcagcagcaacagcagcagcaacagcaacagcaacaaatTGGTGTCAACATAAGTGGAAATTCTTCCTCTGAAGGTGGAACCCAAAACAATACTGAGAAGCCTGAGAAAGAAAAGGAGTTGCGTCAACTAAACATGACACA ATTTCAAGTGCCAGATTTAAAACCAGGAGGCCATATGATGGATGTAAGAACAGCCGATGGTTCTGTTGTAAAAATTAGTGCTGGAAATGAACAAGATTTAGCAAAAACTCTTGGCGTTGAAATGGTGCAAAATATGTATAAG GTTAATGTTGAAGATATTAATCAGCTTCTAGCATATCACGAAGTATTTGGAAAATTACAGAGTGAAATAGCAGCTGGTACCACCTTAGTTGGAAGTACAGTTCCTACACAAACAGTTACCACTATACAGAATGGAACACCAATTGTGCAACAAGTTCAGTTAAATAAGTTTGACATTAAATCAAGTGATGGCGAAGCTACACCAGGACCAAGTGCATCGCCTGTGTCAGTTGGTAGTCACGCCTGTGAAATATgtggaaaaatttttcaatttcgttACCAACTTATCGTACATCGTCGTTATCATACGGAAAGAAAACCTTTCACTTGTCAG GTGTGTGGCAAAGCATTTCTAAATGCGAATGATTTGACACGTCATGGTAAATGCCATTTAGGTGGATCTATGTTCACTTGTACAGTATGTTTCCATGTGTTTGCAAATGCACCATCGTTGGAACGTCATATGAAACGTCACGCTACTGATAAACCATACAATTGTACTGTATGTGGTAAAAGTTTTGCAAGAAAGGAACATTTGGATAATCATACACGTTGTCACACTGGAGAAACACCTTACAG ATGTCAGTACTGTTCAAAAACATTTACCAGGAAAGAACATATGGTAAATCACGTTCGTAAACATACAGGTGAAACTCCGCATCGATGTGATATTTGCAAAAAGAGCTTTACTCGTAAAGAACACTTTATGAACCACGTTATGTGGCACACGGGAGAAACTCCTCATCACTGCCAAGCTTGTGGCAAAAAGTACACACGTAAAGAACATCTTGCAAACCATATGCGCTCACATACCAATGATACACCATTTCGTTGTGAAATATGCG GTAAGTCGTTCACAAGAAAGGAGCATTTCACGAACCACATAATGTGGCACACGGGTGAGACGCCGCACCGCTGCGATTTCTGCTCGAAGACGTTCACCCGAAAGGAGCATCTCCTGAACCACGTCCGTCAGCACACGG GAGAGACGCCTTTCCGCTGTCAGTACTGTCCAAAAGCATTTACGCGAAAGGATCACCTGGTGAACCACGTCAGGCAGCACACGG GCGAATCGCCACACCGATGCCACTTCTGCTCCAAGTCATTTACTCGTAAGGAGCATTTAACGAATCATGTTCGTATTCACACTGGCGAATCACCGCATAGGTGTGAATTTTGTCAGAGGACATTCACTAGGAAAGAACACCTGAATAATCATCTCCGACAACATACCGGAGACTCCTCGCATTGTTGTAACGTGTGTTCGAAACCGTTTACAAGAAAG GAACATCTTGTGAATCATATGCGATGTCATACCGGCGAACGCCCATTTGTATGCACTGAATGTGGCAAGAGTTTCCCGCTAAAGGGTAACTTGCTGTTTCACATGCGTTCTCATAATAAAGGAAGTAACGCTGAAAGACCGTTCCGTTGCGACCTCTGTCCTAAAGACTTCATGTGCAAAGGACATTTGGTGTCGCACAGACGATCCCATTCGGACGAACGACCACACAGTTGCCCGGACTGTGGAAAAACTTTCGTGGAGAAGGGCAATATGTTGAGACATTTAAGGAAACACGCAGCAGAAGGACCACCAACGCAAGTCAGTACACCGTCAGCCATTCCTCAATCTGGTGTTTTGCCGATCCCGGCGGCAGCAGTTTTGGTCGGCCATCCGCTGGCACCACCTGCACCACCGGTAGTGCCGCAACATACGGTCGTCGTACCTACCCCACCTGGTGTATTAACCTCTTACTAA